One Thermococcus sp. EP1 DNA window includes the following coding sequences:
- a CDS encoding phosphoadenosine phosphosulfate reductase family protein, with protein MRKGPVFLGKAHLHWCEECNVPLISEKCDIHGRGFRLDLTPPADVRFAFKKDIEFIKREFKQHYGVNIGEIIDGKILLLNKTPGEDDVYEIIFDGYIFGWLRFDPLELKWKPGLKVEGAIALWKHFGKKMKKWVIVDKGAKNPIKRGANVLPVGVIEAESSIKIGDDVIVVSEDGEVIATGIAKKAYEKLIDKEERGTGIKTRHQKIVNYREGKRAKMEDVIVANKSALENKVNEARRFMRKTVGNINRPIAVAFSGGKDSLAVLGLMLEEFGEDFAIFFNNTGIEFPETIEYIEKIKRKLEGKKIKFIVADAKDAFWSAMSVFSPPGRDYRWCCKVTKLGPITLTIKRYYPNGVLMFVGQRKYESIQRYKQPRVWRNPWVPNEIGASPIFHWNALEVWLYIFSRNLEYNPLYENRLDRIGCFMCPSSSLAEFQTLKEEKWELWEKWEKELKKWKERFGMPEEWITHGFWRWKELTKGQKAVARELGVKIPEKRSWEPIRYSMERENETVILKINTKILLGRIKEVAPILGEVTEEKGLIRVDEIVFTEREVTTKSENEALQAYYLIKRAYECVGCGVCVGKCPENALSINTYTRKIEVDGERCIHCRECMEVCPLLKIKNPQEGSQL; from the coding sequence ATGAGAAAAGGTCCAGTCTTCTTGGGTAAGGCTCACCTTCATTGGTGTGAAGAGTGTAATGTCCCACTAATAAGTGAGAAGTGTGACATTCATGGTAGAGGGTTCAGGTTAGATCTTACACCACCGGCAGATGTTAGATTTGCTTTTAAAAAAGATATAGAGTTTATTAAACGAGAGTTTAAGCAGCATTATGGTGTGAATATAGGTGAGATAATTGATGGAAAAATACTCCTTCTTAACAAAACTCCGGGAGAAGATGATGTGTATGAGATAATTTTTGATGGATATATTTTTGGGTGGCTTAGATTTGATCCATTGGAGCTTAAGTGGAAACCCGGACTTAAAGTTGAAGGAGCAATAGCTCTCTGGAAACATTTTGGAAAGAAAATGAAAAAATGGGTTATCGTGGATAAGGGTGCGAAGAATCCAATAAAAAGAGGTGCAAATGTTCTTCCAGTAGGAGTTATTGAAGCAGAGAGCAGTATCAAGATTGGAGATGACGTGATTGTAGTTAGTGAGGATGGGGAGGTAATCGCAACGGGAATTGCAAAAAAAGCTTATGAAAAGCTGATCGATAAGGAAGAAAGAGGTACGGGAATAAAAACAAGACATCAAAAGATCGTTAACTATAGAGAAGGTAAAAGGGCGAAAATGGAAGATGTGATAGTGGCCAACAAATCTGCCTTGGAAAACAAAGTCAATGAGGCCAGGCGATTTATGCGAAAGACTGTTGGGAATATAAATAGGCCAATAGCAGTCGCTTTTAGTGGCGGTAAGGACAGCTTGGCAGTCCTAGGTCTCATGCTTGAAGAATTTGGTGAAGACTTCGCTATTTTCTTCAATAATACGGGGATAGAATTCCCTGAAACTATTGAGTATATAGAAAAGATAAAGAGAAAGTTAGAAGGAAAGAAAATAAAGTTTATCGTTGCAGATGCAAAGGATGCTTTTTGGTCTGCCATGAGTGTTTTTTCGCCCCCTGGAAGGGATTATCGGTGGTGTTGTAAGGTCACAAAACTAGGTCCAATAACCCTTACAATAAAAAGATATTACCCTAATGGAGTATTGATGTTTGTAGGGCAGAGGAAATACGAGAGTATACAGCGTTATAAACAACCTCGAGTCTGGAGAAATCCATGGGTACCAAATGAAATTGGAGCATCCCCTATATTTCACTGGAATGCTCTTGAGGTCTGGCTTTACATATTCTCACGTAACTTAGAATACAATCCACTGTATGAAAACAGACTGGATAGAATTGGTTGCTTCATGTGCCCAAGTTCATCTTTGGCCGAATTTCAGACTTTAAAAGAAGAAAAATGGGAACTCTGGGAAAAGTGGGAAAAAGAATTGAAAAAATGGAAAGAACGCTTTGGAATGCCAGAAGAATGGATAACACATGGGTTCTGGAGATGGAAAGAACTTACTAAGGGACAAAAAGCTGTTGCAAGAGAACTTGGAGTTAAGATTCCTGAAAAAAGGAGCTGGGAGCCAATAAGATATAGCATGGAACGGGAAAATGAGACAGTTATTCTTAAAATTAACACTAAGATTCTCCTTGGTAGGATAAAGGAAGTTGCGCCAATACTTGGAGAGGTGACTGAAGAAAAAGGCCTCATAAGAGTTGATGAAATAGTTTTTACAGAGAGGGAGGTTACGACAAAGAGTGAAAATGAAGCCCTACAAGCGTACTACCTAATAAAGAGGGCTTATGAATGTGTTGGCTGTGGTGTATGTGTTGGAAAATGTCCAGAAAATGCTTTAAGCATAAATACATATACAAGAAAGATAGAAGTCGATGGGGAAAGATGCATTCACTGTCGGGAGTGTATGGAGGTATGTCCATTATTAAAAATAAAAAACCCACAAGAAGGAAGTCAGCTTTAA
- a CDS encoding ASCH domain-containing protein — MKVYKLYVRDEYLEVIKNGEKKIEVRVAYPQLKNIKPRDKILFNNEVPAEVVSVKKYETFRQVLREEPLEKIFPDKPSFEQALKRFHNMYPKWKENRYGVIAIKFRLLGPRRE; from the coding sequence ATGAAAGTTTACAAACTTTATGTAAGAGATGAATATCTAGAAGTGATAAAAAACGGAGAAAAGAAGATAGAGGTTAGGGTGGCTTATCCTCAACTTAAAAATATCAAACCCAGAGATAAGATACTTTTTAATAATGAAGTTCCTGCAGAGGTAGTTTCTGTTAAGAAATATGAAACGTTTAGGCAAGTTTTGAGAGAAGAACCTTTGGAAAAAATTTTTCCCGATAAACCAAGCTTTGAACAAGCCCTAAAAAGATTCCACAATATGTATCCAAAATGGAAAGAAAATCGTTATGGAGTGATTGCGATAAAATTCCGTCTCCTTGGTCCGAGGAGGGAGTAA
- a CDS encoding GTP cyclohydrolase IV — MFETQEELPEIRERLHRVGITNLRTIARINWKGKLYTFIPTFEITIDVPEEKKGIHMSRLVESITETMSEAVEEEVKEAHTSLEELGLAIIHRLEQKHPHKRAEVWVKTQLIMERQTPASKKISLEAYDVEVGVIKELKNVEKVLKVTVIGNTACPHAMANNQGKTHIQRAIATLEIRTNYGEEIALEDMIDLVESSFSSPTYTLLKTIDENAVVQNMYSNPKFVEDVAREIIFKAKQKFKGRIHVKVVSHESIHRHDVIAETWY; from the coding sequence ATGTTCGAAACTCAAGAAGAGCTCCCTGAAATTAGGGAGAGACTTCATAGGGTGGGCATAACTAACTTGCGAACAATTGCGAGGATAAACTGGAAAGGAAAACTTTACACATTCATCCCGACTTTTGAAATAACTATAGATGTGCCTGAGGAGAAAAAGGGTATCCACATGAGCCGCCTTGTTGAAAGCATCACCGAGACAATGAGTGAGGCAGTGGAGGAAGAAGTAAAAGAAGCACACACTTCATTAGAGGAGCTTGGACTTGCCATAATCCACCGTTTGGAACAAAAACATCCTCACAAAAGGGCTGAGGTATGGGTTAAAACTCAATTAATTATGGAAAGACAAACTCCTGCGAGTAAGAAGATAAGTCTTGAAGCTTACGATGTTGAAGTGGGAGTAATAAAGGAGCTCAAAAATGTGGAAAAAGTCTTAAAAGTGACAGTAATCGGTAATACTGCTTGTCCCCATGCCATGGCAAATAACCAAGGAAAAACACATATCCAAAGGGCAATTGCTACTTTAGAGATAAGAACTAATTATGGAGAGGAGATAGCACTGGAAGATATGATAGACCTTGTAGAGAGCTCTTTCAGTTCCCCAACGTACACATTGTTAAAAACAATCGATGAGAATGCAGTGGTTCAGAATATGTACTCTAACCCAAAATTCGTGGAAGATGTGGCTAGAGAGATCATTTTCAAGGCAAAACAAAAGTTTAAAGGGAGAATTCACGTAAAGGTCGTAAGCCATGAGAGTATTCATCGACATGACGTAATTGCAGAAACTTGGTATTAA
- a CDS encoding ASCH domain-containing protein — translation MRNLKFDGKYKDLILNGKKRSTIRIGRKINLAPGDEVLIHSGGYVIGKAKIKRVERKKVCELTDEDAKIDGFKTREELIHALKAHYKNITPETEVTVVEFELVKILETPILSADYPYEGNNPIEIAENALRYLDNLTFEEIALLKLFLHSGSLRKAAYKLGGLDKRYRIREVLRKAYEELKKRGFMAPKL, via the coding sequence GTGAGAAATTTAAAATTTGATGGTAAATATAAAGATCTTATTCTCAATGGGAAAAAGAGGAGCACAATAAGAATAGGGCGGAAAATTAACTTGGCTCCAGGAGATGAAGTTCTTATCCATTCTGGAGGATACGTCATTGGAAAGGCTAAAATAAAACGAGTTGAAAGAAAAAAAGTTTGTGAGTTGACGGATGAAGATGCCAAGATTGATGGATTTAAAACTCGGGAAGAGCTTATACATGCCCTTAAGGCCCATTATAAAAATATAACGCCTGAGACAGAAGTAACTGTTGTAGAATTTGAACTTGTTAAGATCTTGGAGACACCTATTCTTTCTGCAGACTATCCTTATGAGGGGAACAACCCAATAGAGATAGCAGAAAACGCGCTAAGATATCTTGATAACCTAACATTTGAAGAAATTGCATTGTTAAAATTGTTTCTTCATTCGGGAAGTCTCAGAAAAGCAGCCTATAAGCTTGGTGGGCTTGATAAAAGATATAGAATCCGAGAGGTTCTACGAAAGGCTTATGAGGAGCTTAAAAAGAGAGGTTTTATGGCTCCAAAATTATGA
- a CDS encoding protein-L-isoaspartate(D-aspartate) O-methyltransferase: MNEDDLYRKWMRLVENLERGRLIKDTRVKRAFLRVPRYKFVSDRYKEYAHVDEPLPIPAGQTISAPHMVAIMLELAELDEGMNVLEVGAGSGWNAALIYELVKKEVYTIERIPELVEFANRNLEQAGYKNKVHVILGDGTKGFPPKAPYDRIIVTAGAPKVPEPLIEQLKVGGKLLIPVGGYHLWQELLEVIKINEDNKVKVKNHGGVAFVPLVGEYGWRG, translated from the coding sequence ATGAATGAGGACGACCTTTACAGAAAATGGATGAGACTTGTTGAAAATCTTGAAAGAGGGAGGCTTATTAAAGATACAAGAGTTAAGAGAGCATTTCTTCGGGTTCCAAGGTATAAATTCGTATCTGACCGTTATAAGGAGTATGCCCATGTGGATGAACCCCTTCCAATACCTGCTGGCCAAACTATTAGTGCTCCCCATATGGTGGCTATAATGTTAGAGCTAGCAGAGCTTGATGAGGGGATGAATGTTCTTGAAGTTGGGGCTGGGAGTGGATGGAATGCTGCCTTGATTTATGAGCTTGTTAAAAAGGAAGTTTATACTATCGAAAGAATTCCTGAACTTGTGGAGTTTGCGAATAGGAATCTTGAGCAGGCGGGATATAAAAATAAAGTTCACGTGATACTGGGAGATGGTACTAAGGGATTTCCACCAAAAGCACCATATGATAGGATCATAGTAACTGCAGGGGCTCCTAAAGTCCCCGAGCCACTGATAGAACAACTTAAAGTTGGAGGGAAGCTTTTAATTCCGGTTGGAGGGTATCATTTGTGGCAGGAGCTCCTTGAAGTCATAAAGATAAATGAGGATAATAAAGTAAAGGTAAAAAACCATGGTGGAGTGGCATTTGTTCCATTAGTGGGTGAGTACGGATGGAGGGGATAG
- a CDS encoding DUF4129 domain-containing protein, with protein MRRILPFVLILLLFAVLFRATVEHGQSSFNIEILYLAWAAFFFGVLGYAVWFLFEKGVPIMPVKKRRKTKGDYLRELLIILAIVIALRALFSKRIEPYRGVRAPIIKYPKFHFFNDTFTVTYEPLPDYAYFAPLFVFIIIIMFLFLQQRKKPQKIEIAKFDPEVTFESIEGTPEERIIKMYKNVVAGLIKRGYPYQKSWTHWEHEDKLRDIFEDLEDLDKITRVFEKAKYGYKLSKEEIEIAKESYENLMRFLR; from the coding sequence ATGAGACGAATACTGCCGTTTGTGTTAATATTACTTCTTTTCGCCGTGTTATTCAGGGCTACTGTGGAACATGGACAAAGCTCGTTTAATATTGAGATTTTATACCTTGCATGGGCCGCCTTCTTTTTTGGGGTTCTTGGATATGCAGTATGGTTTCTCTTTGAAAAAGGAGTTCCAATAATGCCAGTAAAAAAACGGAGAAAGACTAAGGGGGACTACTTGAGAGAGCTCCTTATAATCCTTGCGATTGTGATCGCCCTTAGGGCACTTTTCAGCAAAAGGATAGAACCTTATAGAGGAGTAAGGGCCCCAATAATAAAGTACCCAAAATTCCACTTCTTTAATGATACGTTTACAGTAACTTATGAACCTCTTCCAGATTATGCATATTTTGCTCCACTTTTTGTGTTTATTATTATCATAATGTTTCTTTTTTTACAACAAAGAAAAAAACCGCAAAAAATAGAGATTGCTAAGTTTGATCCTGAAGTGACTTTTGAATCAATTGAAGGCACTCCTGAGGAGAGAATCATTAAAATGTACAAAAATGTTGTTGCAGGCCTTATAAAAAGAGGATACCCTTATCAGAAAAGCTGGACTCATTGGGAACATGAGGACAAATTAAGGGACATTTTTGAAGATTTGGAGGATCTGGATAAGATTACAAGAGTATTCGAAAAAGCAAAGTATGGTTACAAACTTAGCAAAGAAGAAATCGAAATTGCTAAGGAGAGCTATGAAAACCTGATGCGATTCTTGAGATAA
- a CDS encoding HVO_0476 family zinc finger protein, with the protein MEEYFICPECGSEEVEVIKERGRELTLRCVECSYVWQITLSKTIKVPVIVSKHERSFKRTAELPADEEIRIGDIVELDDDEIRITGIELEDNKRVEKAEIKEVKVLWGESLTYPKVIGVSIYFPKGITQSFKVKVNREDEFAVGEVLEVGGQTFRIEKIKIEGKMLRYGKAKADEIVRIMGRPIRGKASRSLKIYKGYGRE; encoded by the coding sequence ATGGAAGAGTATTTTATTTGTCCTGAGTGTGGAAGTGAGGAAGTTGAAGTAATTAAAGAGCGAGGAAGGGAATTAACCCTCAGATGTGTTGAGTGTTCTTATGTATGGCAAATAACGCTAAGTAAGACAATCAAAGTGCCTGTAATAGTGAGCAAACATGAAAGAAGCTTTAAGAGAACTGCGGAATTGCCGGCTGATGAAGAAATAAGAATTGGAGATATAGTAGAGCTTGATGATGACGAGATCAGAATAACGGGTATTGAGCTTGAAGATAACAAGAGAGTTGAAAAAGCAGAAATAAAAGAAGTAAAGGTACTATGGGGAGAGAGTTTGACTTATCCTAAGGTTATTGGAGTCTCGATATACTTCCCTAAAGGCATTACACAGTCATTTAAAGTTAAGGTCAATAGGGAAGATGAATTTGCAGTAGGAGAAGTGCTTGAAGTTGGTGGACAGACTTTTAGGATAGAGAAGATAAAGATTGAAGGCAAAATGCTTAGATATGGGAAGGCAAAGGCAGATGAGATTGTTAGAATAATGGGACGGCCAATAAGGGGTAAAGCAAGTAGAAGCTTGAAGATTTATAAAGGGTATGGAAGAGAATGA
- a CDS encoding HAD-IB family phosphatase codes for MYLVAFDLEGTLVKSKSSWVELHKRFGTWDKGAEYAERFFKGEFDYATWAKLDASLWKGRTREEIMEWANSVEYFDGVEELFKFLKENGFKIAIISGGLKCLAERIGRELKADFVYANELVFDDEGKVTGDVLPWVDFRNKGDILLELKEKLKPDLTIAVGDGHNDIAMFKVADVSIAINPHEGVEGDYLAKDLYEVKNIIKKLLQERK; via the coding sequence ATGTATTTGGTAGCCTTCGATCTTGAAGGGACATTAGTAAAATCGAAGTCCAGTTGGGTTGAGCTTCATAAGAGGTTTGGCACATGGGATAAGGGTGCAGAATATGCAGAGCGGTTTTTTAAGGGAGAATTTGACTATGCCACATGGGCAAAGTTAGATGCTTCCCTGTGGAAAGGTCGAACAAGAGAAGAAATTATGGAATGGGCCAATTCTGTAGAGTATTTTGATGGAGTTGAAGAGTTGTTTAAGTTTTTGAAGGAAAATGGGTTCAAAATAGCTATAATCAGTGGAGGTCTTAAATGCCTGGCAGAGAGAATTGGGAGAGAACTTAAAGCAGACTTTGTTTATGCTAATGAACTTGTCTTTGATGATGAAGGGAAAGTTACGGGAGATGTGCTTCCTTGGGTAGATTTTAGGAATAAAGGTGATATTCTGCTTGAACTCAAAGAAAAGCTTAAACCTGATCTTACAATAGCTGTGGGAGACGGCCATAATGACATAGCTATGTTTAAAGTTGCTGATGTCAGCATAGCTATAAATCCACATGAAGGTGTTGAAGGAGATTATTTGGCAAAAGACCTTTATGAAGTAAAAAATATCATTAAAAAGCTCTTACAGGAGAGAAAGTAG
- a CDS encoding DUF4139 domain-containing protein has translation MKRKVIGGILLSFIILAMVIFHQTRAEEDQTSIALYDSAKIGVVEKTLQVELKEGINEVPLDVLEGLNVEEVTLKPLDEKVKVLGIISKELKGKDLIEANIGKEITIKLKSGETISGKFLGYKDGKLAIQGNAYYLVEPAEVAYMKMASLGEESKSNVYAIINAEEEGKYFFKLIYRVGGIGWNSRYKLYLSDKAALYGYILIDNPTNKSFENTEVLLVSGEVQFYQPPQVIVERYYVAEAAIGKEVPQEPIQQTKIEAFYLYKLGTVDIGAFEKKMIPYIYQESEYTKEYLYESYPYGGNQDIYEIVSLKTKEVLPRGIVEIYKELEDKNVLIGEQVIDHTPKGDILRLKLGRDIDLKGKTEVLEERHGERYGYYKIRVTVENFGEESKEVIVRHYKWRGKILESSVSPVSETANYVEFKITVNPGEKKEIIFEYEVSY, from the coding sequence ATGAAACGAAAAGTTATTGGAGGAATTCTGTTGAGTTTTATCATTTTAGCCATGGTGATTTTCCACCAAACCCGTGCAGAGGAAGACCAGACAAGCATTGCTCTTTATGATTCTGCAAAAATTGGGGTTGTAGAAAAAACACTTCAAGTAGAACTTAAGGAAGGGATAAATGAAGTCCCATTAGATGTTCTGGAAGGACTTAACGTTGAGGAGGTTACTTTAAAGCCTCTTGATGAGAAAGTGAAAGTTCTTGGGATTATAAGTAAGGAACTGAAAGGAAAAGATCTAATTGAGGCCAACATTGGAAAAGAGATAACAATAAAGCTTAAAAGTGGAGAAACAATAAGCGGAAAATTTTTGGGATATAAAGATGGTAAACTAGCGATTCAAGGAAATGCATACTATTTAGTAGAACCAGCTGAAGTGGCATATATGAAAATGGCCTCCCTTGGAGAAGAGAGCAAATCAAACGTCTATGCAATAATAAACGCTGAAGAGGAAGGAAAATATTTCTTCAAGCTCATTTACAGAGTGGGGGGAATTGGTTGGAATTCGAGGTATAAGCTTTACCTAAGCGATAAGGCAGCTCTTTATGGGTATATTCTAATTGACAATCCTACAAACAAAAGTTTTGAAAACACCGAAGTGCTTTTGGTATCTGGAGAGGTTCAGTTTTATCAGCCTCCACAGGTGATTGTTGAGAGGTACTATGTAGCAGAGGCAGCAATAGGAAAGGAAGTACCTCAAGAGCCAATCCAACAGACAAAAATAGAAGCTTTCTATCTTTACAAACTAGGTACAGTGGATATAGGAGCTTTTGAGAAAAAGATGATTCCTTATATTTACCAAGAAAGCGAGTATACTAAGGAATATCTTTATGAGAGTTATCCTTATGGTGGTAATCAAGACATCTACGAAATTGTATCTCTAAAAACTAAAGAAGTCCTTCCTAGGGGTATTGTAGAAATATACAAAGAGCTGGAAGACAAAAACGTTCTGATTGGGGAGCAGGTGATAGATCACACACCAAAAGGCGACATTTTGAGACTTAAGCTTGGTAGAGATATCGACTTAAAAGGTAAAACAGAGGTTCTAGAAGAGAGGCATGGAGAGCGTTATGGATATTATAAGATCAGGGTTACAGTGGAAAACTTTGGAGAAGAGAGTAAAGAGGTAATTGTGAGACATTACAAGTGGCGTGGAAAAATACTTGAAAGCTCTGTAAGTCCAGTAAGTGAAACAGCCAACTACGTAGAGTTCAAAATAACAGTTAATCCAGGAGAAAAGAAGGAGATAATCTTTGAATACGAGGTTAGCTATTAA
- a CDS encoding A24 family peptidase C-terminal domain-containing protein, giving the protein MELLLVALGVIMGILTSYTDAKTGFIDDKHVFPIAGFGIIYYLYQGFLVKHDTFYALSGIIGLGSGFLLGYLLYLMGGWASGDVVILMGYSALFPYASQYAKIVPPYSIAYPLHAVTLLLNSILAIFPFILVYSLAMLVKDKKTSQLKKIFVEKWSRSFEFALWVSGAFVILRLTQNFTILKNSLFSLLIWGATILVLAKLEKIGDLIGAGLLIYEVVFNTPEVIYTYLRITLMFYLFKIFFSLISILRIEVLTKKVTVDELKEWDILGEWIYEKNGEIHRDRESSFDKIFRALKTMNMKALKIEYNKLIASPTAEGLTKEDIETLRRLVEEGKLENEFLIRKAMPFAPALFLGFLISIFYGDLFWLLLLKTNGL; this is encoded by the coding sequence ATGGAGCTTCTTTTAGTAGCTCTGGGGGTTATTATGGGAATTCTCACTTCTTATACAGACGCCAAAACTGGATTTATCGATGACAAACATGTTTTTCCGATTGCAGGATTTGGAATCATTTACTATCTGTATCAAGGGTTTTTGGTAAAGCATGATACCTTTTATGCACTCTCTGGCATAATAGGCCTGGGAAGTGGCTTTTTATTGGGTTATCTCCTATATCTTATGGGTGGATGGGCAAGCGGAGATGTTGTAATCTTAATGGGATATTCCGCCCTTTTTCCGTATGCATCACAATATGCAAAAATTGTCCCTCCTTACTCTATAGCTTATCCTCTCCACGCAGTAACTCTCTTGTTGAATAGTATTTTAGCTATATTCCCGTTCATCCTTGTGTATTCGCTGGCAATGCTTGTAAAGGACAAAAAGACTTCTCAACTGAAAAAAATCTTTGTTGAGAAATGGTCTAGGTCATTTGAGTTCGCTCTTTGGGTTTCGGGGGCATTTGTTATACTTAGACTAACTCAAAATTTCACAATCCTCAAAAACTCACTTTTTAGCCTTTTGATATGGGGAGCAACGATATTAGTACTGGCAAAACTTGAAAAAATTGGCGATCTTATCGGAGCTGGCCTTTTAATCTATGAGGTAGTGTTTAATACCCCAGAAGTTATTTATACCTACTTAAGGATCACCTTAATGTTCTATTTATTTAAAATATTCTTCTCTCTTATAAGTATTCTTCGAATCGAAGTATTAACAAAGAAAGTTACTGTAGATGAACTCAAGGAATGGGACATTCTTGGAGAGTGGATATATGAAAAAAACGGAGAAATCCACAGGGATAGGGAAAGTTCCTTTGATAAAATCTTCAGGGCTTTAAAAACCATGAACATGAAGGCCCTGAAAATAGAATATAACAAATTAATTGCTTCTCCTACTGCTGAGGGACTCACCAAGGAGGATATCGAAACTTTAAGGAGACTTGTAGAAGAAGGAAAACTTGAAAACGAGTTTTTAATCAGAAAAGCAATGCCATTTGCACCTGCTCTCTTTCTGGGATTCTTAATTTCAATCTTCTATGGCGATCTGTTTTGGTTGTTATTGCTGAAAACCAATGGTTTGTGA
- a CDS encoding acetate--CoA ligase family protein produces MDRVAKAREIIEKAKAENRALVEPEAKEILQLYGVPVPDFKVATNEEEAVQFAREIGYPVVMKIVSPQIIHKSDAGGVKVNIKNDDEAREAFRTIMENAKNYKPDADLWGVIVYKMLPLGKEVIVGMIRDPQFGPAIMFGLGGIFVEILKDVSFRVAPISKDEALEMIKEIKAYPILAGARGEKPVNIEGLAEIITKVGELALELPEIKELDINPIFAYEDSAVAVDARMLL; encoded by the coding sequence ATGGATAGAGTTGCAAAAGCTAGAGAAATAATCGAAAAGGCAAAGGCTGAGAATAGAGCACTAGTGGAACCAGAGGCAAAGGAGATTCTCCAACTATATGGTGTTCCTGTTCCCGACTTCAAAGTCGCTACAAATGAAGAAGAGGCTGTGCAATTTGCAAGAGAAATTGGCTATCCTGTTGTTATGAAAATTGTCTCTCCTCAGATCATCCACAAGAGTGATGCTGGTGGTGTTAAAGTTAACATAAAGAATGATGATGAAGCCAGGGAGGCTTTCAGAACCATCATGGAAAATGCCAAGAACTACAAACCAGATGCAGACCTTTGGGGAGTAATTGTTTATAAGATGCTCCCACTTGGAAAAGAAGTCATTGTTGGTATGATACGAGATCCACAATTTGGTCCAGCAATCATGTTTGGTCTTGGTGGAATCTTTGTCGAGATTCTCAAAGATGTCAGCTTTAGAGTTGCACCAATAAGTAAGGATGAAGCCCTTGAAATGATAAAAGAAATCAAAGCATACCCAATACTTGCTGGAGCAAGAGGTGAAAAACCAGTCAACATTGAAGGTCTTGCTGAAATTATTACAAAGGTTGGAGAACTTGCTCTCGAGCTTCCCGAGATCAAAGAGTTAGATATCAACCCAATATTTGCCTACGAGGACAGTGCAGTTGCAGTCGACGCAAGAATGCTCCTTTGA
- a CDS encoding class III signal peptide-containing protein → MLRKAQSALEYLFILAAVLILVMVTIRVIFSSVRAINSSVTEYVDTIKDKILETL, encoded by the coding sequence ATGTTAAGAAAAGCCCAGAGCGCGCTTGAGTATCTCTTCATACTAGCTGCAGTTCTCATACTCGTTATGGTCACAATAAGAGTCATCTTCAGTAGCGTTCGCGCCATAAATTCCTCAGTTACCGAATATGTTGACACTATCAAAGACAAAATTCTCGAAACATTGTGA
- a CDS encoding MarR family transcriptional regulator — protein sequence MSIIKNKKPTRRKSALILILFIFLFSKFVTSQSEYEYTINSYLLYFDIVDELKVKETIEVVISPNAPLSRYTFYSEYSIENPEAIIEINGKTQIANVSVSKIIGDINAIYIEFPEVSPGDQLKIRISFYSEGMLQTINGKKQFSYYVKFNQPVGYFYARLYIPKGYAILSPIVPSPDKVESSGNALVLEWKKQEVRAGEEFYFITGFSGEVSNEFPMLYFVVPVLIAFVGGFLAGILYKGREKSTVDLRSDEEKVIGILREGPMYQSELVKRLGFSKAKVSLLLKDMEKKGLIERIKEGRTYLVKLKEM from the coding sequence ATGTCCATTATTAAAAATAAAAAACCCACAAGAAGGAAGTCAGCTTTAATATTGATTTTGTTCATCTTCCTATTTTCGAAATTTGTGACTTCACAATCTGAGTATGAATACACAATAAATAGTTATCTTCTTTACTTTGATATAGTGGATGAATTAAAGGTTAAGGAGACAATAGAAGTCGTCATCTCTCCAAACGCTCCTCTTTCTAGATATACATTTTATTCAGAGTATTCAATTGAAAATCCTGAGGCTATAATTGAGATAAATGGAAAAACTCAAATAGCAAACGTTAGTGTGTCTAAAATCATAGGAGACATAAATGCAATTTATATTGAGTTTCCAGAAGTTTCCCCTGGCGACCAGTTAAAAATACGAATAAGCTTTTATTCAGAAGGAATGCTTCAGACGATCAATGGTAAAAAACAGTTTTCATATTATGTGAAATTCAATCAACCTGTAGGATACTTTTATGCAAGACTGTATATTCCTAAGGGATATGCAATTCTTTCTCCTATTGTCCCATCTCCTGACAAAGTTGAGAGTAGTGGAAATGCATTAGTATTAGAGTGGAAAAAACAGGAAGTTCGGGCAGGGGAGGAATTTTATTTTATCACTGGCTTTTCCGGGGAGGTAAGTAATGAATTCCCAATGCTCTACTTTGTAGTTCCTGTCTTAATAGCGTTTGTTGGAGGTTTTCTTGCAGGAATTCTCTACAAAGGAAGGGAAAAGAGTACAGTTGATCTAAGATCAGATGAAGAAAAGGTTATTGGGATTCTCAGAGAGGGCCCGATGTATCAGAGTGAGCTTGTTAAGAGACTGGGCTTCTCAAAGGCAAAAGTCAGTCTTTTGTTGAAAGATATGGAGAAAAAAGGACTGATAGAAAGAATTAAGGAAGGAAGAACTTATCTTGTTAAACTAAAAGAAATGTGA